Proteins found in one Siniperca chuatsi isolate FFG_IHB_CAS linkage group LG22, ASM2008510v1, whole genome shotgun sequence genomic segment:
- the ephb4b gene encoding ephrin type-B receptor 4b isoform X2: MDGLRGLRAPVAPGRASSCGLPLLLLPLLLLTRCGADEEVLMNTKLETSDLRWTSHPADDPEWEEVSGLDDESNSVRTYQICTPDSPSAHWLRTRWIPRRAATTLYVEIRFTMMECSGLNQRHCKETFNLYYYQSDSDEATPTHPSWMENPYTKVSTVAADHLRRRGGERRYNVKLLRLEPLRGAGLYLAFHSQGACMALLSVRVFYRKCPPLRRAFASFPETIPHSLVEQAQGVCVENAVTPPGEKSQPPSMLCGEDGQWVGQPTSSCACRPGYEAGETDVRCRACPSGQFKAGSGPGGCGPCPSNSNTMIPGSAYCLCRQGYHRADSDTPHAACTRPPSAPRSIVSQINDTSVTLEWSEPLDRGGRGDLTYRVLCSRCGTATATKGLVGSCSPCDDSVLYRPAQHDLTQRRVVVWGLRPHTKYTFTVQSLNGVSALSQSEPASDRVNVTTSRDVPPPVSGLRRASASETSLSLEWNVPVLQNQILDYQLRYSPKDGEEAGQWQYVSSRSSSVVLTGLQRAVQYQVQVRARSQAGYGSFSTASSFNTLPDAAGHSQLVLTGVLVSMGALLLIAVVIVAVYCYRRAKDLEMSDKSGHYQMGQTMKVYIDPFTYEDPNEAVREFAKEIEASFVKIEEVIGAGEFGEVCRGRLRVPGRKENYVAIKTLKGGYTEKQRRDFLSEASIMGQFQHPNIIHLEGVITTSCPVMILTEFMENGALDSFLRMNDGQFTTIQLVGMLRGIAAGMKYLSDMSFVHRDLAARNILVNSNLVCKVSDFGLSRFLTENSSDPTYTSSLGGKIPIRWTAPEAIAYRKFTSASDAWSYGIVMWEVMSYGERPYWDMSNQDVINAIEQDYRLPPPPDCPSSLHALMLDCWQKERANRPRFCDVVAALDRLIRNPASLKVTHQEGPSPSQPLLDQRVPPPLSACGSVSEWLRAIKMERYEPSFLQAGFTSLDIVSQLNTEDLLRVGVTLAGHQKKILSSIQTLRIHKVPPTLLY; the protein is encoded by the exons ATGGATGGTCTGCGGGGTCTGCGGGCCCCTGTGGCCCCGGGACGGGCCTCCTCCTGCGGGCTgccgctgctcctcctcccGCTGCTCCTGCTGACCCGCTGCGGGGCCGACGAAG aggtGCTGATGAACACCAAGTTGGAAACGTCTGACCTCCGATGGACGAGCCATCCCGCTGACGACCCAGAG tggGAGGAAGTGAGCGGATTGGACGACGAGTCGAACAGCGTGCGGACCTATCAGATCTGCACACCGGATAGTCCGTCCGCCCATTGGCTGAGGACGCGCTGGATCCCTCGAAGGGCGGCGACCACCCTCTATGTCGAGATCCG GTTCACCATGATGGAGTGTTCCGGTCTGAACCAGCGTCACTGTAAAGAAACCTTCAACCTTTATTACTACCAGTCTGACAGCGACGAGGCCACGCCGACTCACCCGTCCTGGATGGAGAACCCGTACACCAAAGTGTCCACAGTGGCGGCCGACCACCTGCGGCGGCGCGGCGGCGAGAGGCGCTACAACGTAAAACTGCTGCGCCTGGAGCCGCTGCGGGGGGCGGGGCTCTACCTGGCCTTCCACAGCCAGGGCGCCTGCATGGCGCTGCTCTCCGTACGCGTCTTCTACAGGAAGTGCCCGCCCCTCCGCCGCGCCTTCGCCTCCTTCCCCGAAACCATCCCCCACTCACTGGTGGAGCAG gctCAGGGCGTGTGTGTGGAGAACGCTGTGACTCCGCCTGGGGAGAAGTCGCAGCCTCCCAGCATGCTTTGCGGCGAGGACGGGCAGTGGGTGGGGCAGCCGACATCTAGCTGCGCCTGTCGCCCCGGATACGAGGCGGGCGAGACTGACGTGCGCTGTCGAG cCTGTCCGTCAGGTCAGTTTAAGGCGGGGTCCGGACCTGGTGGGTGTGGCCCGTGTCCATCCAACAGCAACACTATGATCCCAGGCTCCGCCTACTGCCTGTGTCGCCAGGGTTACCATCGAGCTGACTCCGACACGCCGCACGCCGCCTGCACCC GCCCCCCCTCGGCTCCCCGCTCCATTGTGAGTCAGATCAACGACACCTCGGTGACCCTGGAGTGGAGCGAGCCGCTGGACCGAGGAGGCCGGGGAGACCTGACCTACAGAGTCCTGTGCTCCCGCTGCGggaccgccaccgccaccaag GGATTGGTCGGTTCCTGCTCTCCGTGTGATGACAGCGTTCTGTACCGGCCGGCGCAGCACGACCTCACTCAGCGCCGCGTCGTCGTCTGGGGGCTCCGCCCACACACCAAGTACACCTTCACCGTCCAATCACTGAACGGCGTCTCtgctctcagccaatcagagccggCCTCCGACAGGGTCAACGTCACCACCAGCAGAGATG ttccTCCCCCGGTGTCCGGCCTGAGGAGGGCGTCGGCCTCAGAGACCAGTCTGTCTTTAGAGTGGAACGTTCCAGTTCTGCAGAACCAGATCCTGGACTACCAGCTCCGCTACAGCCccaag GACGGCGAGGAGGCGGGTCAGTGGCAGTACGTGTCCAGCAGGTCTTCTTCGGTGGTGCTGACGGGGCTGCAGAGGGCGGTGCAGTATCAGGTGCAGGTTCGCGCACGCTCGCAGGCCGGATACGGATCGTTCAGCACCGCGAGCAGCTTCAACACGCTGCCCGATG cTGCCGGTCACTCTCAGCTGGTGCTGACAGGAGTTCTCGTCTCCATGGGGGCTCTGCTGCTCATCGCCGTGGTGATCGTCGCTGTGTACTGTTACCG GAGAGCGAAGGATTTGGAAATGAGCGATAAGAGTGGACACTACCAGATGGGACAGA CGATGAAGGTGTACATCGACCCGTTTACCTACGAGGACCCGAACGAGGCGGTGAGGGAGTTCGCCAAGGAGATCGAGGCGTCCTTCGTGAAGATCGAGGAAGTGATCGGGGCAG GTGAGTTCGGGGAGGTGTGTCGTGGTCGGCTGAGGGTGCCGGGCCGGAAGGAGAACTACGTGGCGATCAAGACTCTGAAGGGCGGCTACACAGAGAAGCAGAGGCGGGACTTCCTGTCGGAGGCGTCCATCATGGGTCAGTTCCAGCACCCCAACATCATCCACCTGGAGGGCGTCATCACCACTTCCTGTCCCGTCATGATCCTCACCGAGTTCATGGAGAACGGAGCGCTCGACAGTTTCCTGAGG ATGAATGACGGACAGTTCACCACCATCCAGCTGGTGGGGATGTTGCGTGGGATCGCGGCGGGGATGAAGTATCTGTCCGACATGAGCTTCGTCCACAGAGACCTGGCGGCTCGCAACATCCTGGTCAACTCCAACCTGGTCTGTAAG gTGTCGGACTTTGGTCTCAGCAGGTTCCTGACTGAAAACTCCTCTGACCCGACCTACACCAGCTCTCTG GGAGGTAAGATTCCTATTCGGTGGACGGCGCCTGAGGCCATCGCCTACAG GAAGTTCACGTCAGCCAGTGATGCGTGGAGCTACGGTATCGTCATGTGGGAAGTGATGTCATACGGAGAGCGGCCATATTGGGACATGAGCAACCAGGAC GTGATTAATGCCATCGAGCAGGACTACCGGCTGCCCCCGCCGCCGGACTGCCCCTCCTCCCTGCACGCGCTCATGCTGGACTGCTGGCAGAAGGAACGAGCCAACCGGCCGAGGTTCTGCGACGTGGTGGCGGCCCTCGATAGGCTGATCCGAAACCCCGCCTCCCTGAAGGTGACGCACCAGGAGGGACCGAG cccGTCCCAGCCTCTGTTGGACCAGCGcgtcccccctcctctctcggCCTGTGGTTCGGTCTCCGAGTGGCTCCGAGCCATAAAGATGGAGCGATACGAGCCGAGCTTCCTGCAGGCCGGGTTCACCAGCCTGGACATCGTCTCCCAGCTAAACACTGA AGACCTGCTCAGAGTGGGCGTGACCCTCGCTGGCCACCAAAAGAAaatcctctcctccatccagACGCTCAGGATACACAAGGTCCCGCCCACCCTCCTgtactga
- the ephb4b gene encoding ephrin type-B receptor 4b isoform X1, giving the protein MDGLRGLRAPVAPGRASSCGLPLLLLPLLLLTRCGADEEVLMNTKLETSDLRWTSHPADDPEWEEVSGLDDESNSVRTYQICTPDSPSAHWLRTRWIPRRAATTLYVEIRFTMMECSGLNQRHCKETFNLYYYQSDSDEATPTHPSWMENPYTKVSTVAADHLRRRGGERRYNVKLLRLEPLRGAGLYLAFHSQGACMALLSVRVFYRKCPPLRRAFASFPETIPHSLVEQAQGVCVENAVTPPGEKSQPPSMLCGEDGQWVGQPTSSCACRPGYEAGETDVRCRACPSGQFKAGSGPGGCGPCPSNSNTMIPGSAYCLCRQGYHRADSDTPHAACTRPPSAPRSIVSQINDTSVTLEWSEPLDRGGRGDLTYRVLCSRCGTATATKGLVGSCSPCDDSVLYRPAQHDLTQRRVVVWGLRPHTKYTFTVQSLNGVSALSQSEPASDRVNVTTSRDVPPPVSGLRRASASETSLSLEWNVPVLQNQILDYQLRYSPKDGEEAGQWQYVSSRSSSVVLTGLQRAVQYQVQVRARSQAGYGSFSTASSFNTLPDAAGHSQLVLTGVLVSMGALLLIAVVIVAVYCYRRRAKDLEMSDKSGHYQMGQTMKVYIDPFTYEDPNEAVREFAKEIEASFVKIEEVIGAGEFGEVCRGRLRVPGRKENYVAIKTLKGGYTEKQRRDFLSEASIMGQFQHPNIIHLEGVITTSCPVMILTEFMENGALDSFLRMNDGQFTTIQLVGMLRGIAAGMKYLSDMSFVHRDLAARNILVNSNLVCKVSDFGLSRFLTENSSDPTYTSSLGGKIPIRWTAPEAIAYRKFTSASDAWSYGIVMWEVMSYGERPYWDMSNQDVINAIEQDYRLPPPPDCPSSLHALMLDCWQKERANRPRFCDVVAALDRLIRNPASLKVTHQEGPSPSQPLLDQRVPPPLSACGSVSEWLRAIKMERYEPSFLQAGFTSLDIVSQLNTEDLLRVGVTLAGHQKKILSSIQTLRIHKVPPTLLY; this is encoded by the exons ATGGATGGTCTGCGGGGTCTGCGGGCCCCTGTGGCCCCGGGACGGGCCTCCTCCTGCGGGCTgccgctgctcctcctcccGCTGCTCCTGCTGACCCGCTGCGGGGCCGACGAAG aggtGCTGATGAACACCAAGTTGGAAACGTCTGACCTCCGATGGACGAGCCATCCCGCTGACGACCCAGAG tggGAGGAAGTGAGCGGATTGGACGACGAGTCGAACAGCGTGCGGACCTATCAGATCTGCACACCGGATAGTCCGTCCGCCCATTGGCTGAGGACGCGCTGGATCCCTCGAAGGGCGGCGACCACCCTCTATGTCGAGATCCG GTTCACCATGATGGAGTGTTCCGGTCTGAACCAGCGTCACTGTAAAGAAACCTTCAACCTTTATTACTACCAGTCTGACAGCGACGAGGCCACGCCGACTCACCCGTCCTGGATGGAGAACCCGTACACCAAAGTGTCCACAGTGGCGGCCGACCACCTGCGGCGGCGCGGCGGCGAGAGGCGCTACAACGTAAAACTGCTGCGCCTGGAGCCGCTGCGGGGGGCGGGGCTCTACCTGGCCTTCCACAGCCAGGGCGCCTGCATGGCGCTGCTCTCCGTACGCGTCTTCTACAGGAAGTGCCCGCCCCTCCGCCGCGCCTTCGCCTCCTTCCCCGAAACCATCCCCCACTCACTGGTGGAGCAG gctCAGGGCGTGTGTGTGGAGAACGCTGTGACTCCGCCTGGGGAGAAGTCGCAGCCTCCCAGCATGCTTTGCGGCGAGGACGGGCAGTGGGTGGGGCAGCCGACATCTAGCTGCGCCTGTCGCCCCGGATACGAGGCGGGCGAGACTGACGTGCGCTGTCGAG cCTGTCCGTCAGGTCAGTTTAAGGCGGGGTCCGGACCTGGTGGGTGTGGCCCGTGTCCATCCAACAGCAACACTATGATCCCAGGCTCCGCCTACTGCCTGTGTCGCCAGGGTTACCATCGAGCTGACTCCGACACGCCGCACGCCGCCTGCACCC GCCCCCCCTCGGCTCCCCGCTCCATTGTGAGTCAGATCAACGACACCTCGGTGACCCTGGAGTGGAGCGAGCCGCTGGACCGAGGAGGCCGGGGAGACCTGACCTACAGAGTCCTGTGCTCCCGCTGCGggaccgccaccgccaccaag GGATTGGTCGGTTCCTGCTCTCCGTGTGATGACAGCGTTCTGTACCGGCCGGCGCAGCACGACCTCACTCAGCGCCGCGTCGTCGTCTGGGGGCTCCGCCCACACACCAAGTACACCTTCACCGTCCAATCACTGAACGGCGTCTCtgctctcagccaatcagagccggCCTCCGACAGGGTCAACGTCACCACCAGCAGAGATG ttccTCCCCCGGTGTCCGGCCTGAGGAGGGCGTCGGCCTCAGAGACCAGTCTGTCTTTAGAGTGGAACGTTCCAGTTCTGCAGAACCAGATCCTGGACTACCAGCTCCGCTACAGCCccaag GACGGCGAGGAGGCGGGTCAGTGGCAGTACGTGTCCAGCAGGTCTTCTTCGGTGGTGCTGACGGGGCTGCAGAGGGCGGTGCAGTATCAGGTGCAGGTTCGCGCACGCTCGCAGGCCGGATACGGATCGTTCAGCACCGCGAGCAGCTTCAACACGCTGCCCGATG cTGCCGGTCACTCTCAGCTGGTGCTGACAGGAGTTCTCGTCTCCATGGGGGCTCTGCTGCTCATCGCCGTGGTGATCGTCGCTGTGTACTGTTACCG CAGGAGAGCGAAGGATTTGGAAATGAGCGATAAGAGTGGACACTACCAGATGGGACAGA CGATGAAGGTGTACATCGACCCGTTTACCTACGAGGACCCGAACGAGGCGGTGAGGGAGTTCGCCAAGGAGATCGAGGCGTCCTTCGTGAAGATCGAGGAAGTGATCGGGGCAG GTGAGTTCGGGGAGGTGTGTCGTGGTCGGCTGAGGGTGCCGGGCCGGAAGGAGAACTACGTGGCGATCAAGACTCTGAAGGGCGGCTACACAGAGAAGCAGAGGCGGGACTTCCTGTCGGAGGCGTCCATCATGGGTCAGTTCCAGCACCCCAACATCATCCACCTGGAGGGCGTCATCACCACTTCCTGTCCCGTCATGATCCTCACCGAGTTCATGGAGAACGGAGCGCTCGACAGTTTCCTGAGG ATGAATGACGGACAGTTCACCACCATCCAGCTGGTGGGGATGTTGCGTGGGATCGCGGCGGGGATGAAGTATCTGTCCGACATGAGCTTCGTCCACAGAGACCTGGCGGCTCGCAACATCCTGGTCAACTCCAACCTGGTCTGTAAG gTGTCGGACTTTGGTCTCAGCAGGTTCCTGACTGAAAACTCCTCTGACCCGACCTACACCAGCTCTCTG GGAGGTAAGATTCCTATTCGGTGGACGGCGCCTGAGGCCATCGCCTACAG GAAGTTCACGTCAGCCAGTGATGCGTGGAGCTACGGTATCGTCATGTGGGAAGTGATGTCATACGGAGAGCGGCCATATTGGGACATGAGCAACCAGGAC GTGATTAATGCCATCGAGCAGGACTACCGGCTGCCCCCGCCGCCGGACTGCCCCTCCTCCCTGCACGCGCTCATGCTGGACTGCTGGCAGAAGGAACGAGCCAACCGGCCGAGGTTCTGCGACGTGGTGGCGGCCCTCGATAGGCTGATCCGAAACCCCGCCTCCCTGAAGGTGACGCACCAGGAGGGACCGAG cccGTCCCAGCCTCTGTTGGACCAGCGcgtcccccctcctctctcggCCTGTGGTTCGGTCTCCGAGTGGCTCCGAGCCATAAAGATGGAGCGATACGAGCCGAGCTTCCTGCAGGCCGGGTTCACCAGCCTGGACATCGTCTCCCAGCTAAACACTGA AGACCTGCTCAGAGTGGGCGTGACCCTCGCTGGCCACCAAAAGAAaatcctctcctccatccagACGCTCAGGATACACAAGGTCCCGCCCACCCTCCTgtactga